One region of Natronolimnobius baerhuensis genomic DNA includes:
- a CDS encoding sulfatase: protein MAESNGRESPSHSTVRNVVLVVLDTARAKSVGPETTPTLTSLATAGTTFENAFATAPWTLPSHASMFTGLYPSDHGTHGDSFSLNPELRTLPEAFAANGYQTLGISNNTWITEEFGFHRGFEDLRKGWQYVQSDADMGAVVRGEDLREKLEATRTHLFDGNPLVNAANILYSELFQPAGDDGSDRATSWIDSWLQTRADERPFFLFCNFIEPHVTYDPPREYAEQFLPQDASYEDATAIRQDPRAYDCADYDLSEQEFAMLRGLYRAELAYVDDQLAALRSALEEAGEWEDTLFVVCGDHGEHIGEHGFFGHQYNLYDTLTNVPLVLHGGPFTDGGHRRDLVQLLDLPATLLETVGIDDPALGTQQVGQSLHPDSDADPREAVFSEYVAPQPSIDRLEARFGEIPDRVREYDRRLRAVRTHEYKYVCGDDGFERLHHLETDPMERTDVSEAEPAQVQAMRDRLEERFEPFGTSEATTAETPMRDGTKERLADLGYL from the coding sequence ATGGCCGAGTCTAACGGACGTGAATCACCCTCACATTCGACTGTTCGGAACGTCGTTCTCGTCGTTCTCGATACTGCGCGGGCGAAAAGTGTCGGGCCGGAAACGACGCCCACGCTCACTTCTCTCGCAACGGCGGGGACCACCTTCGAAAACGCCTTCGCGACCGCGCCGTGGACGCTCCCCTCTCATGCCTCGATGTTTACCGGACTCTATCCGTCCGACCATGGAACCCACGGCGACAGCTTCTCGCTGAACCCCGAGCTTCGAACGCTCCCCGAGGCGTTCGCCGCCAACGGCTACCAGACACTCGGCATTTCGAACAACACCTGGATCACCGAGGAGTTCGGCTTCCACCGCGGCTTTGAGGACCTCCGAAAGGGCTGGCAGTACGTCCAGTCCGACGCCGACATGGGCGCGGTCGTCCGCGGCGAAGACCTCCGTGAGAAACTCGAGGCGACCCGAACACATCTGTTCGACGGCAATCCACTCGTCAACGCGGCCAACATCCTCTACAGCGAACTGTTCCAGCCGGCGGGCGACGATGGCTCGGATCGGGCCACATCCTGGATTGACTCTTGGCTCCAGACTCGAGCCGACGAGCGTCCCTTTTTTCTGTTCTGTAACTTCATCGAACCGCACGTCACGTACGATCCGCCACGCGAGTACGCCGAACAGTTCCTGCCCCAGGACGCGAGCTACGAGGACGCAACGGCGATCAGGCAGGACCCACGCGCCTACGACTGTGCAGATTACGATCTCTCAGAGCAAGAGTTCGCCATGCTTCGTGGGCTCTACCGGGCCGAACTCGCCTACGTCGACGACCAGCTCGCGGCGCTCCGGTCGGCGCTCGAGGAAGCGGGCGAGTGGGAGGACACCCTGTTCGTCGTCTGTGGCGACCACGGCGAACACATCGGCGAACACGGCTTTTTCGGCCACCAGTACAACCTCTATGACACGCTGACCAACGTCCCGCTCGTCCTCCACGGCGGGCCGTTCACTGATGGCGGCCACCGCCGTGACCTCGTGCAACTGCTCGACCTTCCCGCGACGCTGCTCGAGACGGTAGGAATCGACGATCCGGCTTTGGGCACCCAGCAGGTGGGCCAGTCGCTACACCCCGACTCGGACGCCGATCCGCGCGAGGCCGTCTTCTCGGAGTACGTCGCGCCACAGCCCTCTATCGACCGCCTCGAGGCTCGCTTCGGTGAGATTCCGGACCGCGTCCGCGAGTACGACCGGCGGTTGCGCGCCGTTCGCACCCACGAGTACAAGTACGTCTGCGGCGACGATGGGTTCGAGCGCCTGCACCACCTCGAGACCGATCCGATGGAACGGACGGACGTAAGCGAGGCCGAACCGGCACAGGTCCAAGCGATGCGCGACCGACTCGAGGAGCGATTCGAGCCGTTCGGAACGTCCGAAGCAACGACAGCGGAGACGCCAATGCGCGATGGAACGAAAGAGCGGCTGGCGGATCTGGGCTATCTTTAG